In one Thermosipho ferrireducens genomic region, the following are encoded:
- a CDS encoding type II toxin-antitoxin system HicA family toxin: MPRLPRLTAREIIPILESHGFILVRSSGSHRIYKNSEGKRVTVPFHSGKILHPKLLKSIIRDMGLTEKEFLKLLSK; this comes from the coding sequence ATGCCCAGGCTACCACGACTAACAGCAAGAGAAATAATCCCAATTCTTGAAAGTCATGGGTTTATACTTGTACGTTCAAGTGGTAGTCACCGAATTTACAAGAATTCAGAAGGAAAGCGTGTAACGGTTCCATTTCACTCCGGAAAGATTTTACATCCCAAGCTGTTGAAAAGCATAATACGAGACATGGGATTAACTGAAAAAGAATTTTTGAAATTACTTAGTAAGTAG
- a CDS encoding RES domain-containing protein has translation MNLKKSKYCCAECFKDEYIKKFVKEKGFEGTCDVCGRSEVSVADFELVAEFIIYGFRKAYDIVENEAFWHPEEKRYADPVTGKDSGKSIFDILYYDESIFSDELSEPKAKEFLQRLMDSIKPNFREMIRGDNDLYSDIETPNWMLKDELYYSDKAKDKKKKLYNSWDEFKKVTKYRYRFFDMDKDKKREKLLEKLKIIFSKLRINLLKGERLFRARIYNDSLESLKKPDDIGPAPVEKTKNNRFSPTGISYMYLSGDEETCIKEINPQFLDKVIVGEFELKRNIEILDLTGNPIKSIFCENYDHDTRMLMNYFVYKFSEEISKPMKPDDNTDIEYVPTQVLSEYIRKLGYKGIKYESSLNRGHYNYVLFFGPKNSEIECFENYLCLKYLYNCVIKSISHDYELVQVVSEK, from the coding sequence ATGAATTTAAAAAAAAGCAAGTATTGTTGTGCAGAATGTTTTAAAGATGAATATATTAAAAAGTTTGTAAAAGAAAAAGGTTTTGAAGGAACTTGCGATGTATGTGGCAGATCTGAAGTTTCTGTTGCTGATTTTGAGTTAGTTGCTGAGTTTATTATATATGGTTTTAGGAAAGCATATGATATAGTTGAAAATGAAGCGTTCTGGCATCCAGAGGAAAAAAGATATGCAGATCCTGTTACAGGTAAAGATTCAGGAAAATCGATATTTGATATTTTGTATTATGACGAAAGTATATTTTCAGATGAATTAAGTGAACCTAAAGCAAAAGAGTTTTTACAAAGGTTAATGGATTCTATTAAACCAAATTTTCGTGAAATGATCAGGGGAGACAATGACTTGTATTCTGATATTGAAACTCCAAACTGGATGTTAAAAGATGAGTTATATTATTCAGACAAAGCAAAAGATAAAAAGAAAAAACTATATAATTCGTGGGATGAGTTTAAGAAAGTTACTAAGTATAGATATAGGTTTTTTGATATGGATAAAGATAAAAAGAGAGAAAAGTTATTGGAAAAACTTAAAATTATATTTAGTAAGCTACGTATTAATCTTTTAAAAGGTGAAAGGTTGTTCAGAGCTAGGATTTATAATGATTCTTTAGAAAGTTTGAAAAAGCCAGATGATATTGGTCCAGCACCAGTAGAGAAAACTAAAAACAATAGATTTAGTCCTACTGGTATATCTTATATGTATTTATCTGGGGATGAAGAAACCTGTATCAAAGAAATTAATCCGCAATTTTTAGACAAAGTTATTGTTGGTGAATTTGAATTAAAAAGGAATATAGAAATATTAGATTTAACTGGAAATCCTATAAAAAGCATATTTTGTGAAAATTATGATCACGACACAAGAATGCTTATGAACTACTTTGTATACAAATTTTCTGAAGAAATTAGCAAACCAATGAAACCAGATGATAATACAGACATAGAATATGTACCAACACAGGTATTATCTGAATATATTAGAAAACTTGGTTATAAGGGAATAAAATATGAAAGTTCTTTAAACAGAGGTCATTATAATTATGTTTTATTTTTTGGACCTAAAAATAGTGAAATAGAGTGTTTTGAAAATTATTTGTGTTTGAAATATTTATACAATTGCGTAATAAAAAGTATTAGTCATGATTATGAACTTGTCCAGGTTGTTAGTGAAAAATAA
- a CDS encoding GNAT family N-acetyltransferase yields MNPHALSALIDEIIISKPYRNRGIGKKLIEAVIKECKKIGCCEIEVSTEKSNINAKNFYKSLGFAEKGVLFEIDL; encoded by the coding sequence ATCAACCCCCACGCGCTATCTGCTTTAATTGATGAAATAATAATCTCAAAACCTTATAGAAATAGAGGAATAGGTAAAAAATTAATAGAGGCAGTTATTAAAGAATGTAAAAAAATAGGATGCTGCGAAATAGAAGTAAGCACAGAAAAGTCAAACATCAATGCCAAAAATTTTTATAAAAGTTTAGGATTTGCCGAAAAAGGTGTACTATTTGAAATAGATTTGTAA
- a CDS encoding helix-turn-helix domain-containing protein — MRKLKELIENDELDKFELRAFDEDEEYENFLIKIVSQIVKLRVEKRISQKELAKKLGTKQSAISRFENFSSNPTLKFLFKVLKALDAEIEITDKSKGYEKYNIVINDKESNFERYYVDSIEKVWERVS, encoded by the coding sequence ATGAGAAAATTAAAAGAGTTAATTGAAAATGATGAATTAGACAAATTTGAATTGAGAGCCTTTGATGAAGATGAAGAATATGAAAATTTTCTTATAAAGATAGTTTCTCAGATAGTGAAGTTAAGAGTAGAAAAAAGAATTTCACAAAAAGAATTGGCAAAAAAACTTGGAACAAAACAAAGTGCGATTTCAAGGTTCGAGAACTTCAGTTCTAATCCAACTCTTAAGTTTCTTTTCAAAGTGTTGAAAGCTTTAGATGCGGAAATTGAGATAACCGATAAGAGCAAGGGATATGAGAAATATAATATTGTGATTAATGACAAAGAAAGTAACTTTGAAAGATATTATGTAGATTCCATAGAAAAAGTGTGGGAAAGAGTATCATGA
- a CDS encoding 5'-nucleotidase, lipoprotein e(P4) family — MKKLLVVFAVLFVSIAIFAADFYVVKAGDTLSKIANETGLSVEELVKYNNIENPDLIVVGQKLRLKPAYTQKDLNEQLVMATLWYQTSGEMRALAYQAFNFAKMLFDADLKNYPDETKTRAVIVDIDETVLNNSPYDAGHIGTEYAYPYGWTEWCEAREAKPLPGAVEFLKYVAEKGGEVFYISNRKEKVKQATIDNLKKFGFPFADEKHVLLRTTTSDKEPRRQLVAKDYKIVLLMGDNLNDFTSVFRHKGVDERNALVEQMKEKWGTKFIVLPNPIYGDWEGAVYNGNWGLSPEEKNKVRKEHLIRWEKEE, encoded by the coding sequence ATGAAAAAGTTGTTAGTTGTGTTTGCGGTATTGTTTGTTTCTATTGCGATTTTTGCAGCTGACTTTTATGTTGTAAAGGCTGGGGATACTTTAAGTAAGATAGCAAATGAAACGGGCCTTAGTGTTGAAGAACTTGTTAAATATAACAATATTGAAAATCCTGATTTGATTGTTGTTGGTCAAAAGCTCAGACTTAAACCAGCATACACTCAAAAAGATCTGAATGAGCAGCTTGTAATGGCTACTCTCTGGTATCAAACTTCTGGTGAAATGAGAGCGTTGGCGTATCAGGCCTTCAATTTTGCGAAGATGCTCTTTGATGCAGATCTTAAGAACTATCCAGATGAAACGAAAACGCGTGCTGTAATCGTTGATATTGATGAAACAGTATTAAACAATAGTCCATACGATGCTGGACACATAGGAACAGAATACGCATATCCTTATGGATGGACAGAATGGTGCGAAGCACGGGAAGCAAAACCATTACCAGGAGCAGTAGAATTTCTCAAATATGTTGCAGAAAAAGGTGGAGAGGTATTCTATATTTCTAACAGAAAAGAGAAGGTAAAACAAGCGACTATTGATAATTTGAAAAAGTTTGGATTCCCATTTGCCGATGAAAAACATGTTTTGTTAAGAACTACAACTTCTGATAAAGAGCCAAGAAGACAACTTGTTGCAAAAGATTATAAAATTGTTCTTTTGATGGGAGACAATTTAAATGACTTTACATCAGTTTTTAGACACAAAGGAGTAGACGAAAGAAATGCGCTTGTTGAGCAAATGAAAGAAAAATGGGGAACAAAGTTCATTGTGCTGCCAAATCCAATTTATGGCGATTGGGAAGGAGCAGTTTACAATGGAAATTGGGGCTTAAGTCCTGAAGAAAAGAATAAGGTTAGGAAAGAGCATCTGATAAGATGGGAAAAAGAAGAATAA
- a CDS encoding type II toxin-antitoxin system HicB family antitoxin: MEKHTKYKFTVVIEKDENGYFAYCPELQGCYTQGNTYEEAVESIKDAITLHIEDRLASGEEIPRAESVSLTVVEV, encoded by the coding sequence ATGGAGAAACATACAAAGTATAAATTTACCGTTGTGATTGAGAAAGATGAGAATGGATATTTTGCATACTGCCCTGAACTTCAGGGATGCTATACTCAGGGAAATACTTATGAAGAAGCAGTTGAGAGCATAAAAGATGCTATAACTTTGCACATTGAAGATAGATTGGCAAGCGGTGAAGAAATCCCGAGAGCAGAGAGTGTTTCTTTGACAGTAGTTGAGGTATGA
- a CDS encoding protein-export chaperone SecB, producing MMKAQKSILEFLDYRITKFEYINASFKEIKNINYEVLINTKIGKPVLEDKSNKYLSRLDLDIQIKGKSGRTVPVKVKCSISGLFSASTEINEEEFLKLCSTSGFANLIMISRSVIISFTSQTGNKPIVLPLINLLKTYEKRFKEGNIKKGD from the coding sequence ATGATGAAAGCTCAAAAAAGTATTCTTGAATTTTTGGATTACAGGATTACAAAGTTTGAATATATCAACGCATCATTTAAAGAAATTAAAAACATTAATTATGAAGTATTGATTAATACTAAAATTGGAAAACCTGTATTAGAAGATAAGAGTAATAAATATTTAAGTCGATTAGATTTAGATATACAGATAAAAGGGAAAAGCGGTAGAACTGTTCCTGTAAAAGTAAAGTGTTCAATATCTGGACTTTTTAGCGCTTCTACGGAAATAAATGAAGAGGAATTTTTGAAGCTTTGCTCCACAAGTGGATTTGCAAACTTGATAATGATTTCAAGAAGTGTGATTATTTCTTTTACTTCGCAGACAGGGAACAAACCTATTGTGTTGCCATTAATAAATCTTTTGAAAACGTATGAAAAACGTTTCAAAGAAGGGAATATTAAAAAGGGAGATTAG
- a CDS encoding ATP-binding protein — protein MFVGRENELESLNKLYKDNEFQFVVVYGRRRVGKTTLLLEFCKEKPCIFFVADESVDSIALEKFSKEVFSYFHLNGLRGFQSWEEAFYFLGERSKKERLVVVIDEFQYLVNSNKSIPSILQKLIDHHLKNTKLFLIVCGSYVSFMEKEVLGHESPLYGRRTAQFEIAPFDFFDSRSFFPEYNLEEQVITYGILGGTPQYLVSFNGKLDVFENVKQRILSKSSYLYEEPRFLLREELREPMVYNSILEAIATGRTKLNEIATKIRVDNAKVSKYITVLINLKIVEKVKPEPIGKTGRSSVFKIKDNFFRFWYRFIFKNRELIEQRLIDNVLEKKIKPFINDYLGLVFENIAFEYLKRINGKEKLPFVFEKIGKWWGNNPIKKQEEEIDIVAYDKESIIFGECKWKDGIVDMSVIEKLIAKSALFDFKNKFYVYFSKNGFTDEVVNFAKASKNILLFSLNDLIDFS, from the coding sequence ATGTTTGTAGGTAGGGAAAATGAACTGGAAAGTTTGAATAAGTTGTATAAAGATAATGAATTTCAATTTGTTGTTGTGTACGGTCGAAGACGAGTTGGAAAAACTACTTTGCTTTTAGAATTTTGCAAAGAAAAACCCTGTATTTTTTTTGTAGCTGATGAATCTGTAGACAGTATAGCTTTGGAGAAATTTTCAAAAGAAGTTTTTTCGTATTTTCATTTAAATGGCTTGAGAGGTTTTCAATCATGGGAAGAGGCGTTTTATTTTTTGGGTGAAAGGTCAAAAAAAGAAAGATTGGTAGTAGTAATTGATGAATTTCAATATCTTGTAAATTCCAATAAAAGTATACCATCTATTTTGCAAAAATTGATAGATCACCATTTGAAAAATACTAAGTTGTTTTTGATTGTTTGTGGTTCATATGTAAGTTTTATGGAAAAAGAGGTATTGGGTCATGAAAGTCCATTGTATGGGAGAAGAACAGCACAGTTTGAAATTGCTCCATTTGATTTTTTTGATAGTCGAAGCTTTTTCCCAGAATATAATTTGGAAGAACAAGTTATTACTTATGGAATTTTAGGAGGAACACCTCAATATCTGGTAAGTTTTAACGGAAAATTAGATGTATTTGAAAACGTAAAACAGAGAATTTTAAGTAAATCGTCTTATTTATATGAAGAACCGAGATTTTTGTTGCGTGAAGAATTAAGAGAACCAATGGTATACAATTCTATTTTAGAGGCAATTGCGACGGGAAGAACGAAATTGAACGAAATTGCTACCAAAATAAGGGTTGATAATGCCAAAGTTTCGAAATATATAACAGTGCTGATTAATTTAAAAATAGTTGAAAAAGTTAAACCAGAACCAATAGGGAAAACTGGAAGAAGCAGTGTTTTCAAAATCAAAGATAATTTCTTTAGATTTTGGTATAGATTTATCTTTAAAAACAGAGAATTAATTGAACAAAGATTAATAGATAATGTGTTGGAAAAAAAGATTAAACCATTTATAAATGATTATTTAGGACTTGTGTTTGAGAATATAGCATTTGAATATTTAAAAAGAATAAATGGAAAGGAGAAATTGCCATTTGTTTTTGAAAAAATAGGAAAATGGTGGGGGAATAATCCTATAAAGAAACAGGAAGAAGAGATAGATATAGTTGCTTATGATAAGGAAAGTATTATTTTTGGAGAATGTAAGTGGAAAGATGGGATTGTTGATATGTCTGTTATAGAGAAATTAATTGCTAAAAGTGCTTTGTTTGATTTTAAAAACAAGTTTTATGTATATTTTTCAAAAAATGGTTTTACAGATGAGGTTGTTAATTTTGCAAAAGCCAGTAAGAATATATTACTATTTAGTTTAAACGACTTAATTGATTTTTCTTGA
- a CDS encoding type II toxin-antitoxin system RelE/ParE family toxin: MGQFYWKSYKLYYFDEDNGKNYVLEFLETIAENDKAIVIDFLTNFADKIDEGKGIPSEMFEQEIIKKLESSSGRLYEYRARSKKLRKVIRIYFGVVKQHKIIVLLSGHFKKGKNEQQKEINDAEKRLKRFIRRRERNET; this comes from the coding sequence ATGGGACAGTTTTATTGGAAAAGTTATAAACTATATTATTTTGATGAAGACAACGGAAAAAATTATGTTCTGGAGTTTTTAGAAACTATTGCAGAAAATGATAAAGCTATCGTAATTGATTTTTTAACTAATTTTGCCGATAAAATTGACGAGGGAAAAGGTATTCCATCAGAAATGTTTGAGCAAGAGATAATCAAAAAATTAGAATCTTCCAGCGGGCGTCTTTATGAGTATCGTGCAAGATCCAAAAAGCTTAGAAAAGTGATTCGTATTTATTTCGGGGTTGTAAAACAACATAAAATCATTGTGCTATTATCAGGGCATTTTAAAAAAGGAAAAAATGAGCAACAAAAAGAGATAAACGACGCCGAAAAACGATTGAAACGATTTATAAGGAGGAGAGAAAGAAATGAGACATGA
- a CDS encoding MATE family efflux transporter: MGIYRKIFKIALPIAFQQFLFTSVNFVDTVMIGKLGEIPIAAVGLSNQFFFLYNLVLFGLVSGGAIFFAQFWGKKDEDGLARASALTVISALGFSFVFFGLSFFAPQFVMRFYSPDPEVISSGISYLKIVAFSYPVFAITMVFSFALRSVEKAIIPMYTSIVELSANVFFNYVLIFGKLGFPRLEVIGAAWGTLIARIIGLTSLLIIIEIRRLPGRFNISHVRKINKNFIKRYFHYTLPTVGNEFAWSFGMTMYSVVYAHMSTQVIAARNIMGTIEGFAFSFTFSVASAASVIVGNILGASQYEKAYEISKKILKLAELVAVIAGTITVIVTLYAVNLFDVSNDIKNLVRITMTISMGFIPIKVFNGVNIVGFLRAGGDTRFSFALEASTLWLLGVPLAVLSGLVLKLNFPLVYLFTMSDELTKAAILLWRYKSKKWIKNVVEGI; encoded by the coding sequence GTGGGAATATATCGAAAAATCTTTAAAATAGCATTACCCATAGCTTTTCAGCAATTTCTTTTTACAAGTGTAAACTTTGTTGACACGGTCATGATAGGAAAATTAGGAGAAATTCCTATTGCCGCTGTTGGACTTTCAAACCAGTTTTTCTTTTTGTATAATCTTGTTTTGTTCGGACTTGTATCTGGAGGTGCAATATTTTTTGCCCAATTCTGGGGAAAGAAAGATGAAGATGGTTTAGCAAGAGCATCTGCACTTACCGTTATTTCTGCTCTTGGATTTTCTTTCGTATTCTTTGGATTGAGTTTTTTTGCTCCACAATTTGTAATGAGGTTTTATTCACCTGATCCAGAAGTTATATCATCTGGCATCAGTTATTTAAAAATAGTAGCGTTTTCCTATCCTGTGTTTGCAATAACCATGGTTTTCTCTTTTGCTCTTCGAAGTGTGGAAAAGGCGATTATTCCTATGTACACGTCTATTGTTGAGCTATCTGCAAACGTCTTTTTCAATTACGTACTCATATTTGGAAAACTCGGATTTCCAAGATTAGAAGTGATTGGAGCTGCGTGGGGAACACTTATAGCAAGAATTATAGGCCTTACTTCACTCCTGATAATTATTGAAATAAGAAGATTACCAGGACGATTCAACATATCGCACGTAAGGAAAATAAACAAAAATTTCATAAAACGATATTTTCATTACACACTTCCTACAGTTGGGAACGAATTTGCATGGTCTTTTGGAATGACAATGTACTCTGTTGTGTACGCGCACATGAGCACTCAGGTTATAGCTGCAAGAAATATCATGGGAACAATCGAAGGTTTTGCATTTTCATTCACCTTTTCAGTAGCTTCCGCCGCATCAGTCATAGTCGGTAACATTCTCGGGGCATCTCAATACGAAAAAGCATATGAAATATCCAAAAAAATTTTGAAACTTGCAGAACTTGTAGCGGTAATTGCCGGAACAATTACAGTTATCGTTACCTTATATGCTGTTAACCTTTTCGACGTATCAAACGATATCAAAAACCTGGTTAGAATTACTATGACAATATCAATGGGATTCATTCCCATTAAAGTTTTTAACGGTGTAAATATCGTAGGATTCCTCAGAGCTGGTGGTGATACAAGATTCTCATTCGCTCTTGAAGCTTCCACTTTGTGGCTTTTAGGAGTTCCACTTGCCGTTCTTTCAGGTCTGGTATTAAAATTGAATTTCCCGCTGGTGTATTTATTTACAATGTCAGACGAATTAACAAAAGCAGCAATATTACTCTGGAGATATAAAAGTAAAAAGTGGATAAAAAATGTAGTAGAAGGTATATAA
- a CDS encoding helix-turn-helix transcriptional regulator translates to MRHEEVKKILFEKNEELKRLYNERKPLINFIHEIIEMRYKKNLSQEDLANILGTSRTNISRIERGKQNLSYKMMFKIVSALGGDLFITAKGNDVIKLTDESKKVLETLLKRYNKPKEQIIEVSLKMLLERIRSYELSEKVSQPEIEGYIDEKIPELEDELCLLS, encoded by the coding sequence ATGAGACATGAAGAAGTGAAAAAGATACTTTTTGAGAAAAATGAGGAACTAAAAAGACTTTATAATGAAAGGAAACCTTTAATTAACTTCATTCATGAAATAATTGAAATGAGATATAAAAAAAACTTAAGTCAAGAAGATTTAGCAAATATTTTAGGCACTTCAAGGACTAATATTTCCAGAATAGAAAGAGGAAAGCAAAATTTAAGTTATAAAATGATGTTTAAAATTGTCTCTGCACTTGGAGGAGACTTATTTATAACTGCTAAAGGGAATGATGTTATAAAACTGACGGATGAATCAAAAAAGGTTTTAGAGACATTATTGAAAAGATATAATAAACCCAAAGAACAAATAATAGAAGTATCACTTAAGATGCTTCTGGAGCGCATAAGAAGTTATGAATTAAGTGAAAAAGTTTCACAACCTGAAATAGAAGGATACATTGATGAGAAGATACCTGAATTGGAGGATGAATTATGCCTGCTAAGTTAA